TCTTAGCGCAGAGGAAGATGATGGTCAAAACGCGAATCCTGGTAGTGGACGATGAAGTCACCATACTGAGGTTCATGCGGGCTAATCTGGAAGCCAGCGGATATCAGGTGCTTACAGCAGGAGACGGGCTGGAGGCTCTTCAAATCTTTGAAAAAGAGCTTCCTGATCTGGTCATCTTGGACCTCCGAATGCCTAAGATGGATGGGTTCGAGGTCTGCCGCCGTATTCGGGAATTCTCCCAGATTCCTATTATCGTGCTTACTGCGCTGGAGAACGTAGATGACAAGGTGAAGTGCTTTGACCTTGGCGCCGATGACTATATCACCAAACCCTTTGGCAGAGATGAGCTGCTAGCTCGGGTGAAGGCAGTGCTGCGCCGCACCACCTTGTGGGATGAGCGTCCCGAGCCA
The DNA window shown above is from Chloroflexota bacterium and carries:
- a CDS encoding response regulator transcription factor; translated protein: MVKTRILVVDDEVTILRFMRANLEASGYQVLTAGDGLEALQIFEKELPDLVILDLRMPKMDGFEVCRRIREFSQIPIIVLTALENVDDKVKCFDLGADDYITKPFGRDELLARVKAVLRRTTLWDERPEPVLHFHDLVVDFASHRVTRCGQDVRLTATEYRLLSYLARNAGRVVTHEQLLEKVWGGEYVGETHLIQVAVARLRQKLGDDVKHPRFIITQFGTGYMFVKPG